One Thermicanus aegyptius DSM 12793 DNA segment encodes these proteins:
- a CDS encoding ABC transporter ATP-binding protein, translated as MKTELEFQGVYKSFSDLQVLENVSFSVGKGEFVVIVGPSGCGKSTLLRMVAGLERPSRGEVLSRGEPIKSPSPERMMIFQEPALFPWLTVERNVAFGLELAGVSKEERQEKVNQMLERVGLGDFRHFYPSQLSGGMKQRASIARAFVMDPEILLMDEPYGALDALTRMAMQNELLSLWEGSGKTVLFITHDVDEAIALGDRVLVMRARPGKVIEELVIDLPRPRNRSGEGFSTLRQEILELLGVHPKG; from the coding sequence ATGAAGACAGAACTTGAGTTCCAAGGGGTTTATAAATCTTTCTCCGATTTACAGGTTTTGGAGAACGTAAGTTTTTCAGTGGGAAAAGGGGAATTCGTCGTCATCGTAGGTCCCTCCGGCTGCGGGAAGAGTACCCTTCTCCGCATGGTGGCTGGCCTTGAACGCCCAAGTCGTGGAGAGGTGCTTTCCCGTGGCGAGCCGATTAAGTCGCCTTCGCCTGAGCGGATGATGATCTTTCAGGAACCTGCGCTCTTTCCCTGGCTTACGGTGGAGCGGAATGTAGCTTTTGGACTGGAATTGGCGGGGGTCTCTAAAGAGGAACGGCAGGAGAAAGTGAATCAGATGTTGGAAAGAGTAGGGTTAGGAGATTTTCGCCATTTTTATCCCTCTCAGCTTTCCGGAGGAATGAAGCAGCGGGCATCCATCGCCAGAGCATTTGTGATGGATCCCGAAATCCTGCTTATGGACGAACCCTATGGGGCTCTTGATGCTTTAACCCGTATGGCAATGCAGAATGAGCTTCTTTCTCTCTGGGAAGGAAGCGGAAAGACGGTTCTATTCATCACCCATGACGTGGATGAGGCGATCGCCTTGGGGGATCGGGTTCTGGTGATGAGGGCGCGACCGGGCAAGGTGATTGAGGAGCTTGTTATCGACCTCCCCAGGCCCCGAAATCGGAGCGGGGAGGGGTTTTCCACGCTGCGCCAAGAAATTTTGGAACTTCTTGGGGTTCATCCGAAGGGATAA
- a CDS encoding aspartyl-phosphate phosphatase Spo0E family protein, with protein MAVMVQVEKEDQIKEEISLLRKSLYELSRQVDSLSHPDLVQLSQILDQKLNQLGRIV; from the coding sequence ATGGCGGTTATGGTTCAGGTGGAAAAAGAGGATCAAATCAAGGAGGAAATTTCGCTCCTGCGGAAAAGTCTCTATGAGCTAAGTCGGCAGGTAGATTCTCTTTCCCACCCGGATTTAGTCCAACTCAGTCAAATCTTGGATCAAAAGCTTAATCAATTGGGAAGGATCGTCTAG
- a CDS encoding methyl-accepting chemotaxis protein has translation MKSKLFRTFFLIFLLYTGALIVFSYLFAKQEVFPPFIPLFLLFMIGSTLLALGMTRYILHPILDMIQVTTSMTEGIDVSKRVSYRSTNEFGRLSHGFNRVIKGFKMILVSVRDQATTLLFQAEKIAQAGQHSKERIYQLTQAVEQFSRSIREQAERVQRTAQTMDEMNESIRQVASGAEELTRMMEKTLGQANEGFLQVEKVNALIKESVEQITELDQTATSLEKWFTQVEEVVEVIGRIANQTNLLALNAAIESARVGEKGKGFAVVAVEIRKLSESSKNSIQKIEENVATIRQLIQETADKSREVHLRAEQQDELAKRLAQLFLGISQNIQVVNKMAITMKNESEKLRRGSEVVLNEAVNLASMAQNLSAGAKEASAALDAERENTDQLASEIVEVFDQSRKLKQIAERWKGIEEEARRG, from the coding sequence ATGAAGTCCAAACTATTCCGGACCTTTTTTCTTATCTTTCTCCTTTATACGGGAGCATTAATCGTTTTCTCCTATCTTTTCGCAAAACAGGAGGTTTTTCCCCCTTTCATTCCCTTATTTCTTCTCTTTATGATCGGATCAACCCTTTTAGCTCTAGGAATGACCCGCTACATCCTTCACCCGATTTTGGACATGATTCAGGTCACCACCTCCATGACGGAAGGAATCGATGTCTCAAAACGGGTTTCCTATCGGTCAACCAACGAGTTCGGCCGTCTCTCCCACGGATTCAACAGGGTGATCAAGGGTTTTAAAATGATATTAGTCAGCGTTCGGGACCAGGCGACCACGCTCCTCTTTCAGGCGGAAAAAATCGCCCAGGCCGGTCAGCATTCGAAAGAAAGAATTTACCAGCTGACCCAAGCGGTCGAGCAATTCTCCCGAAGCATTCGTGAACAAGCGGAACGGGTACAAAGAACGGCCCAGACCATGGATGAAATGAATGAATCGATTCGGCAAGTGGCCTCAGGTGCCGAGGAATTAACCAGGATGATGGAAAAAACGTTAGGGCAGGCAAACGAGGGCTTTTTACAGGTTGAAAAAGTAAACGCTCTCATCAAAGAAAGCGTGGAGCAGATCACCGAATTAGATCAAACCGCCACTTCCTTAGAGAAATGGTTCACCCAAGTGGAGGAAGTGGTAGAAGTGATTGGCAGAATCGCCAATCAGACCAATTTGTTGGCTTTGAATGCGGCCATCGAATCGGCTCGGGTTGGCGAAAAGGGAAAAGGATTCGCTGTAGTTGCCGTTGAGATTCGGAAGCTGTCGGAAAGCAGTAAAAACTCGATTCAAAAAATCGAGGAAAATGTCGCAACAATACGGCAACTGATCCAGGAGACCGCAGATAAATCGAGGGAGGTTCATCTTAGGGCGGAGCAGCAGGATGAGCTCGCCAAAAGGCTCGCCCAACTTTTCCTAGGAATATCCCAAAACATTCAGGTGGTAAACAAAATGGCGATTACCATGAAGAATGAAAGCGAAAAACTGAGGAGAGGAAGCGAGGTTGTCCTGAACGAGGCCGTAAACCTGGCAAGCATGGCCCAAAATCTTTCCGCCGGAGCAAAAGAAGCCAGTGCAGCACTCGATGCGGAACGGGAAAACACAGATCAGCTCGCCTCCGAGATCGTAGAGGTTTTCGACCAATCGCGGAAATTGAAGCAAATCGCCGAACGTTGGAAAGGGATCGAAGAAGAAGCCCGAAGGGGATAA
- a CDS encoding Lin0512 family protein has protein sequence MEKLFFVQLGMGVDLHGQDVNVAAVRAIENAIHHNSMPGLRSVLPGNSLENMRVHVRLAVPCDKEKIDEEKIRKVLPFGKVTIEIADGGMLTTSGVVLPEKGDRNDLIYVVNAAVEVGY, from the coding sequence ATGGAGAAATTATTTTTTGTCCAACTTGGAATGGGTGTCGATCTCCATGGACAAGACGTCAATGTGGCTGCGGTTCGGGCCATCGAAAACGCGATTCATCATAATTCGATGCCGGGACTTCGTTCCGTCCTGCCCGGAAACAGCTTGGAGAACATGAGGGTCCATGTGCGCCTTGCCGTTCCCTGTGATAAAGAGAAGATCGACGAGGAGAAAATCAGGAAGGTGCTTCCGTTTGGAAAGGTGACGATTGAAATTGCCGATGGAGGAATGCTTACCACCAGTGGAGTGGTTCTTCCGGAGAAAGGGGATCGGAATGACCTCATTTATGTCGTAAATGCTGCGGTAGAAGTTGGGTATTAA
- the sucC gene encoding ADP-forming succinate--CoA ligase subunit beta — MNIHEYQGKEILREYGVAVPRGKVAFSVEEAVEAAKELGSPVTVVKVQIHAGGRGKAGGVKVAKSLDEVEKFAREILGKTLVTHQTGPEGKVVKRLLIEEGSRIKKEYYVGLVVDRQSGRVVMMASEEGGMEIEEVAAKTPEKIFRETIDPLVGLLPFQARRLAYAINIPKELNSKAVKFMMGLYRVFEEKDCSVAEINPLVVTEEGEVIALDAKLNFDDNALYRHPEIQKLRDLDEEDPKEIEASKFDLSYIALDGNIGCMVNGAGLAMSTMDIIKFYGGEPANFLDVGGGASKEKVTEAFKIILSDEKVKGIYVNIFGGIMKCDVIAEGVVAAAREVGLDKPLVVRLEGTNVELGKKILNESGLNIVAAESMADGAEKIVNLVK; from the coding sequence ATGAATATCCATGAGTATCAGGGGAAAGAGATCCTGAGGGAGTATGGCGTTGCCGTTCCCAGGGGAAAAGTAGCTTTCTCCGTGGAAGAGGCCGTCGAAGCGGCGAAAGAGCTGGGCTCACCGGTGACGGTGGTCAAAGTCCAGATTCACGCGGGAGGACGGGGAAAAGCAGGCGGTGTAAAGGTGGCCAAGAGTTTGGATGAAGTAGAGAAGTTTGCCCGAGAGATTCTCGGGAAAACCCTGGTCACCCATCAAACCGGTCCGGAGGGGAAAGTTGTAAAGCGGCTTCTCATCGAGGAAGGATCGCGCATCAAAAAAGAGTATTACGTCGGTCTTGTGGTAGATCGTCAGTCGGGTCGGGTGGTGATGATGGCATCCGAAGAGGGGGGGATGGAGATTGAAGAGGTGGCCGCCAAGACCCCGGAGAAGATCTTTCGGGAAACCATCGATCCACTCGTAGGACTTTTGCCGTTTCAAGCCCGGAGATTGGCCTACGCCATCAACATCCCCAAGGAGTTAAACAGCAAAGCGGTGAAGTTTATGATGGGGCTTTACCGGGTATTTGAAGAGAAAGATTGCTCGGTGGCGGAGATCAATCCCTTGGTGGTGACGGAAGAAGGGGAAGTGATCGCCTTAGATGCGAAGCTTAATTTTGATGACAATGCCCTTTACCGTCACCCGGAGATTCAGAAGCTTCGTGATTTGGATGAAGAGGATCCCAAGGAGATCGAGGCTTCCAAGTTTGATTTAAGTTATATTGCCTTGGATGGGAACATCGGCTGTATGGTGAATGGGGCAGGGCTCGCCATGTCCACCATGGATATTATCAAGTTTTACGGCGGAGAACCGGCCAATTTTCTCGACGTGGGTGGTGGCGCCAGCAAAGAGAAGGTGACGGAAGCGTTTAAGATCATCCTCTCCGATGAAAAGGTAAAAGGGATTTATGTAAATATCTTTGGCGGAATCATGAAATGCGATGTGATTGCGGAGGGGGTTGTGGCTGCGGCCCGCGAGGTAGGGCTAGACAAGCCTCTGGTTGTCCGTTTGGAAGGAACGAACGTAGAATTGGGCAAAAAGATCTTAAACGAATCCGGCCTCAACATCGTTGCTGCCGAGTCGATGGCGGACGGCGCTGAGAAGATCGTCAATCTGGTGAAATAG
- the tpx gene encoding thiol peroxidase: MSLERTNVATFKGNPITLVGSEVKVGQKAPDFRLRKSAFSDERTTLSDFAGKVKLISVVPSLDTPVCDAQTRRFNEEAANLGESVAIITVSCDLPMAQARWCGAAGVDQVTVLSDYYDHSFGEAYGVYIKEFGLDHRSIFVLDRENIVRYVEIVPDVTSHPDYGKAIAAVKEVLG, translated from the coding sequence ATGTCTTTGGAAAGGACAAATGTGGCAACATTTAAGGGAAATCCCATTACATTGGTAGGTTCGGAGGTGAAGGTGGGGCAAAAGGCCCCTGATTTTCGCCTGAGAAAGAGCGCTTTCTCCGACGAGAGGACAACCCTTAGCGATTTTGCCGGCAAGGTGAAGTTAATTAGTGTCGTTCCCAGCCTTGATACGCCGGTTTGTGATGCACAGACCCGCCGTTTTAACGAAGAAGCCGCCAACCTTGGGGAGAGTGTAGCCATCATCACCGTAAGCTGTGACCTTCCGATGGCACAAGCCCGTTGGTGCGGAGCGGCAGGCGTCGATCAGGTGACGGTTCTTTCCGACTATTACGACCACAGCTTTGGTGAAGCTTATGGGGTGTATATAAAAGAATTTGGCCTTGACCATCGTTCCATTTTTGTGTTGGATCGGGAGAATATCGTTCGCTATGTGGAGATTGTGCCGGATGTAACCTCCCATCCTGACTATGGAAAGGCAATCGCTGCGGTGAAGGAAGTGTTGGGATAA
- a CDS encoding H-type small acid-soluble spore protein, with protein MDVSRANEILRSPEKIDVFYQGEPVWIDEVDERSKTAKIHKEVQTQPNDKKPFFVSIEHLKESS; from the coding sequence ATGGATGTATCTCGCGCCAACGAAATTTTACGTTCTCCCGAGAAGATTGACGTCTTCTACCAGGGAGAACCCGTTTGGATTGATGAAGTAGATGAACGGAGCAAAACCGCAAAGATTCATAAAGAAGTTCAGACTCAACCTAATGATAAGAAACCCTTCTTCGTATCCATTGAACATTTGAAGGAGAGTTCATGA